Genomic segment of Geminocystis herdmanii PCC 6308:
ATTAGAGGCAAACTCACCACCTTTACCGTAGAAGATAAAATCATTAACACCATTCCATCTTTCCACCACATTCAAACCTTCATTAATTTCCCTTCTGATAGCTTCTGAATTCAAATATTGACTCAGGAAAATGGTTTTCACTGCCCTACCCAACTCCAACAACGCCAAATAAGTAGGATGCTTCAAGGCTGAGCGATTAAATCGTTTTAAAATAGCTTCAGTCTCTGCTGTACCTAATCTTAAGGCTGTAGCATATTTTACCATCTGGTCATATTGTTGGCGAATTAAATCCCAATTAATTGGGCGAGTCAGAATCGGCTGTAAATGAGGATAGCTATTACTTTGACCCAAGTCGGGAAGATATAGCCTTTGCACCTTAATCCTTTTGAGTCGAGGCATTAACTGAAATCCTAGTAAGTGACTAAAAGCAAACGCTACTTCACTTTGTCCATGACTATCAACATAGTTTTTCTTGACATCCATATCAGTACAATGACGTAAAACCCCTTCAATCATTGCTGCCACTTCCGATGAAGATACAGTTTTTAACTGAGAATAAATGCAAGTAGATTTCTTTTCAACGTGCCAATAAATCATTACCCCACGTCCACCATAACGCAGATGATATTGACTCATTAAGTTTTGCTCCCATGAACCAAAATGTTTACTATCACTCGCACAAGTGGTAGTTCCTTCCCCCCAGATTTCAGGATTACGAATCTCAAAAATAGCATTAACTACCGAGGCTATAGCACTTCTAAGTTAGTCTTTTTGAATGTAGCGACGGCGTACATAAAGTAAATCATGATAATTTTCGCTATTTATACCCGTATTAATGCGGTTAATCCTTTCTTTGCCGTCATCGGTTTTTTCAATAATAATATCTTTCCAACCTGTTTTTAATACCCCTTCAATGGGTATTTTTTCTTCCAAGTCATAATATTTAGCTTTACTATCAGTGTATTTTTTAAGCAGTTCTAAGGCTAAAATTATGGGGCGGTGAATGTCATTATTAGAGCGAAATTCCAGCACTTCTAATAGTTGGGGTATCATCCGACGATAATGGGTAGCAAAGGAACTACGCATCACAGTATGAACTTTTTGGCGATAGGCTGTATTGGTTGATTTATATTCTTTGACTAGGTTTTTCAGGGTTTCTTGACTGACAACGGGATAAACTACTGTTTGAATCACTCCTTCAGGATTAGCTAGGGCTACTTCGGCAATACGAAAAAGGATATTAGTTTTTCCATTTACGAGTTTAAAGTCTTCAATCAGTTCTTTATTAATACGTCTTTCGGCTCTAGTTCCAATACGTTTGATAATAGAGACTAGGATTTCAATGAGATTATCGGTTATTTCTTGACTACGTTGATGACAAAAAGCACTCATTAATGTGTAGCGTATTGGTTCAGAATGTTGTCGTAAGTCATAGGGAGATTCTGTGGCGGCTCTTTGACGGTATTTTTGAATGATTTTGGCTGATATTCCTTGAAATAAATCTGTGGATAATCCTACGGCTCGAATTCGTTTTAGTTTTTCAATTTTTGTGAGAAAGGTATCTAAGCCCACTGGACCTGGATCTGTTTTAATAAAGGCAAAGTCGGAGGTTTTTAGTTTTGGAGAAGATGTTGATTCATCTTCATTATTGTCATCCGTTTTGAGAAGAATATCAATTTGCTCTTTGATTATCGTGGTTAATTTTGATGTTACCTGATTACACCATTGACTTTCCGATACTGATAAAGCATGACGAATTAAGCGTTCTATTCTATTGACGGTAGGTGGTTCAATTTGTAATTCACGAAACTTTTGATAAACAATTTCTTTGATGGACTCAATTTTTTGTTCGTTGGGAATAATTTCCGCTATCAGCCAATTGCTTATTTGTTCACTATCCTGTGTTGTTGCTGTTCTAAAGTTAAATAGAGTCCGAATTTCAGCTCGATAAACTTTTGCACTACGTCCTTGAGGATTATAGTCTGAGTAAGAGCTAACAGGAATATTAAGTTGATTAGCAATGTAAGATATTATTAAATCAGGTATTTGTTCCGAAGTATCAGGAAAACGAGCCCTTAGTTGAAAATATTTGAGTATTATAGCGAAACCTATTTTATTTCCACCAATCTTATTAGTTAGTAATTTTAATTCTTGGGGAATAAGTGTCCAATTTTCGATTAGCTCTTCTGTTTGCCAATTTTTCTTGAGCATTAATTATTTTCACAATTTGCAGATCTAACAAATCTCACAATAGTCGGAAAAGGTCTATCTTCAAAAATATTTATAACTGCATACTATTTAATATTTGTCAAATGGTTATTTATTAACATATTTGTAAAACTTATCATTTGAGAGGAAAAAAGACTCTTAACAGTCAAGGAAGAAAAAAGACTAAAACTATTGCTAAGTATAGCTTTGAGCTTCTCACTGCCCCTCATGACACGAACCCTATGTTTCCGCCATGTATCAGCTTTTGGTGATACCCCTGAAGAAGCCTTAGACGAATTATATGAAGCATACGAAGGGATGAAAGAATGTTATCTAGCTGATGGTGAGTCGATGCCTCCAGCACTTTCAAGAGTTGCTTTAGTTTAAACGCTAAAAAATGAGTTATGTTATTAATAAATAACCAAAAAATAAAAGTAATTACTGAACGTTTAAAAAGAGATTTAAAGTTAATTTATCACGATCGATTAAGTCAATTAATTTTATTTGGTTCACAGGCGAGGGGCGATGCTCAACCTGATTCAGATATTGATATATTAGTGGTATTAAAAGGAGAAGTTAACCCTGTCGAAGAAATTAACAGAAATAGTTATTTTATTAGTGAGTTATGTTTAGAATTTGATGCTTTAATTAATTGTTTTTATCTGTCTGAATTACAATTACAAGAAAAAAATAAACCTCTGATTAAAAATATAAGAAAAGAGGGTATTATTTTATGAATAAACAAAGATAGTTAAATGGCTACTAATTCTTGAGCTTGTTTTAAAATTGTATCATTAGCTTTTTTTGTTTCTAAGGTGAGATTAATATTTCGTGCTAATTTGGCTATTTCCAATAACTTAAAATCAACTTTTTCTTCATTTTTAACCCAAAACCATTCTAGCACCTCATCTAAGTGCCAAATAGCCTGAGAGCCTTTAAAAAATGGTTTAGGAAACTTATCTTTATTAACGTATTTTTGAATATTTTGTTTGCTACATTCCAATATCTCTGATAATTCTAGAACACCTACTAAATCAGGAGAAACTTGCATTAAAATTGCGGTGGGAATCACTGATTTTACTTGTTGAATCGCACTATAAACCGCTTGATAAGCTGATTCTGATTCTCTCATAAAATCTAGTACGATCGAACCCTTTTGCCCCATACCGATTATGGCATCTCCGCACCCTGCTTCATATAAAGCGTCTAAATACATTTCCGTATCTATTTCCGTCTCGAAATCAAAAATTAAACTAAAATCATAATAATTCATCTCTATTTTCCTCACTATAGATACATTTATCAATCGCTCTTTTTAGATGTTGAGCAAAATATTCAGGATTAGTTGGTGTACTCCAAACACTTATTTTACAGTGTTTTCCGCTACGACAGTTTTTATCATTATAAGGACAATATAAAATACCCCAAGCATGACCATTAGACTCTTTAATTATCCATCCTTTTTGTTGGGCATATTCAATTACCTCTCTGATTTTTTTATGGGGATGTTTTTTCTTCATTTTAGTTTCTTTGTTGTTGATCAACAACCTTAGATTTAAAATAGCACATATTAGCTAAGTTTAATAACGGGGTAATTTTTATGGGTTAATTTACCTGTTTTTAAATCTTTCGCAGTAATTAATAATCGTTTATTCCCGTCGATCGAAAAGTCAACTTGAAAACATTTTTCTCCTTTTTTTACAGAAGTATTAGTGCTTAAAAAAGTCGGGGATTCTTCATTCATCCAAAAATAACTCCTCTCCTCTTGCTTATCGGGAGTCAAGGCACTTAAACGGGCTGAACCGTTGGGATCAAACACCAATTCAATATTATTATTACTGTTACTCTGATACTGTTGTCCTAACTCGAAAATAGCTAACCCTAAATTTTCTTGATCATCATGGGATGCTTTAATGGTTAAACGCGCAATGTTTTCTGTGGGGTAATTTGTGCCTCGTTTCACCAAAATACGATAGTCATAATCTCCCTTCTCACTATTGAAATATCTTAGAGCGTAATCGTGTTGAATATGATCATAAAAATCCACCCCTGCCACAAAAGCCGCCGCCCCCCTTGCCACTGCATCGAGGGGATTAGACAACATGACTTTATCTTTCCCAAAAATCCGTTTGAGGGTGCGTTGAATCGCTGGAATTTGACTACTACCCCCTACGGTTAACACCGCTTTGATGTTGTCTTCCGTGTAACCCCTATCTCGTGCATCGTTTAACGCCCTTCTAATGGCTCGATCGATGTCCGTAAATGCGCCATTTTCCTCTAAAATATCCTCTAGGAGACTACGGCTAAATTCCGCCCCAATAATCGCCCCTGTGTTGGGGTTAAGGATGGTTATATCGGCGGTTTCCTGTTGGGATAGACGAATTTTTACTTGTTCACATTCTACTAAAATTGAGCCTGATAGTTGCAATATCTCCTCGTCACTGTCTTGATAGCCTGTTTGTCTCAAAACTTCGCTATACAACCATTGATCGATCGTTGCACCACCGAGACTACATCCTGCTTTCCCTAAAACACGACAACGGCGACTAGCAGATATATTTTCCTCCTCAATTAACACTACAGCTATATCTAAAGTGCCTCCCCCAAAGTCAAAGATTAAATAGACATCCCCTGCTTGAATATTTGCACCATAACCCAAAGCGGCGGCAGAGGCTTCATCAATTAAGCGAAAACGGGGCATTCCTGCGGTTTGTGCCACTTCCGTTAACCAGTTTTCGTAATCTTCAAAGGCTTCCACCGGCACGGTAAAGGCGATTTCTTCGTTACCGATATTCAATTCTTGGGTAGCAAAGATTAACAGGGTAGAAAGAAAGTCTTTTCCTGCTTCTTGATAGGATATTTGTTTTTGATTGATTTTGCGTTTAATGGGGCTACGATGGGCGATATAGCGTTTTACCCAACGGAAGGTAGAATCATTTTTTTCGAGGTTGCGTTGTCTGACTTGTTGCCCTAACCAACGGCGATTATCATTACTGTAGTGGATAAGGGAAGGAATTATGGAAATTCGCTCTTTTCCTTGTTGATAATAATTACTATAGTCAGAAAGGTGAAAGGATTTTCCCTCGGAGGTGCTTTCATCCCATACTGCTATTACTGTATTTGATGTGCCGAAATCGATCGCAATTCTTCCAGACATTTAATTTATAATGTTTTGTCAGCTAGTCGTTAATTTTATTTTATCGGAGAATTTAAACCATGAGCCAAGTAATTACTAAAGAAAATACTATCCTAGAAGAAGTTAACAATCTCACGGATGAACAACAGGATAAAGTTTTAGAGTTTATCAGATTTTTACAGTATCAAGATAGTAATAAACAAAACGAAAATAACGAGTTAAATATCATAGAAGAAAAGAGCGATAAAAAAGACATATCTTTTGCGGAAGATGCTAAAGAATTTATCGGATGTGTGGAAGGTGCTGAAAATTTATCTCAATTGAAACAGAAGCTAAAAAGAGTTAAAATTCATGAAGTGTTAAAAGGTTAATTTTCTTAAAAACATCAAGATAAAA
This window contains:
- a CDS encoding type II toxin-antitoxin system HicB family antitoxin, producing MTRTLCFRHVSAFGDTPEEALDELYEAYEGMKECYLADGESMPPALSRVALV
- a CDS encoding nucleotidyltransferase domain-containing protein, which gives rise to MLLINNQKIKVITERLKRDLKLIYHDRLSQLILFGSQARGDAQPDSDIDILVVLKGEVNPVEEINRNSYFISELCLEFDALINCFYLSELQLQEKNKPLIKNIRKEGIIL
- a CDS encoding helix-turn-helix transcriptional regulator; translated protein: MNYYDFSLIFDFETEIDTEMYLDALYEAGCGDAIIGMGQKGSIVLDFMRESESAYQAVYSAIQQVKSVIPTAILMQVSPDLVGVLELSEILECSKQNIQKYVNKDKFPKPFFKGSQAIWHLDEVLEWFWVKNEEKVDFKLLEIAKLARNINLTLETKKANDTILKQAQELVAI
- a CDS encoding Hsp70 family protein; the protein is MSGRIAIDFGTSNTVIAVWDESTSEGKSFHLSDYSNYYQQGKERISIIPSLIHYSNDNRRWLGQQVRQRNLEKNDSTFRWVKRYIAHRSPIKRKINQKQISYQEAGKDFLSTLLIFATQELNIGNEEIAFTVPVEAFEDYENWLTEVAQTAGMPRFRLIDEASAAALGYGANIQAGDVYLIFDFGGGTLDIAVVLIEEENISASRRCRVLGKAGCSLGGATIDQWLYSEVLRQTGYQDSDEEILQLSGSILVECEQVKIRLSQQETADITILNPNTGAIIGAEFSRSLLEDILEENGAFTDIDRAIRRALNDARDRGYTEDNIKAVLTVGGSSQIPAIQRTLKRIFGKDKVMLSNPLDAVARGAAAFVAGVDFYDHIQHDYALRYFNSEKGDYDYRILVKRGTNYPTENIARLTIKASHDDQENLGLAIFELGQQYQSNSNNNIELVFDPNGSARLSALTPDKQEERSYFWMNEESPTFLSTNTSVKKGEKCFQVDFSIDGNKRLLITAKDLKTGKLTHKNYPVIKLS